One part of the Solanum dulcamara chromosome 3, daSolDulc1.2, whole genome shotgun sequence genome encodes these proteins:
- the LOC129883641 gene encoding ATP synthase subunit alpha, mitochondrial-like: protein MELSPRAAELTSLLESRISNFYTNFQVDEIGRVVSVGDGIARVYGLNEIQAREMVEFASGVKGIALNLENKNVGIVVFGSDTAIKEGDLVKRTEFIVDVPAGKAMLGRVVDAL from the coding sequence ATGGAACTTTCTCCCCGAGCTGCGGAACTAACAAGTCTATTAGAAAGTCGAATTAGCAACTTTTACACGAATTTTCAAGTGGATGAGATCGGTCGAGTGGTCTCAGTTGGAGATGGGATTGCACGTGTTTATGGATTGAACGAGATTCAAGCTAGGGAAATGGTGGAATTTGCCAGCGGTGTGAAAGGAATAGCCTTGAATCTTGAGAATAAGAATGTAGGGATTGTTGTCTTTGGTAGTGATACTGCTATTAAGGAAGGAGATCTTGTCAAGCGCACTGAATTTATTGTGGATGTTCCTGCGGGAAAGGCTATGCTAGGACGTGTGGTCGACGCGTTGTAA
- the LOC129882769 gene encoding probable WRKY transcription factor 21, producing the protein MEEIEEANRVAVESCHRVISMLSQPHDQKQFGNLVRDTEEAVHKFKKVVSLLNSSLGHARVRKAKKILTPFPHNLLLENPSCKIDDQPKPLQLMPITSPENTWLEIGSNVNRTHPSLELSSHSKYPLQLAQQTPLSSYHFVQQQQQQLQQQQQRRYQLQQQQMKQQADMMYRRSNSGISLNFDSSTCTPTMSSTRSFVSSLSIDGSVANLDSNAFHFIGASRSADQSSFQHKKRCSGRGEEGSVKCGSSGRCHCSKKRKHRVKRSIKVPAISNKLADIPPDEYSWRKYGQKPIKGSPHPRGYYKCSSMRGCPARKHVERCLEEPSMLIVTYEGEHNHPRLPSQSANA; encoded by the exons ATGGAGGAGATTGAGGAAGCTAACAGGGTTGCTGTTGAGAGTTGTCATAGAGTTATTAGTATGTTATCTCAACCTCATGATCAGAAacagtttggaaatttagtgaGAGATACTGAAGAGGCTGTTCACAAGTTCAAGAAAGTGGTCTCTCTCTTAAATTCCAGTTTGGGTCATGCAAGAGTAAGAAAGGCCAAGAAAATTCTGACCCCTTTTCCTCATAATCTCCTGTTAGAGAACCCAAGTTGTAAAATTGATGATCAGCCAAAACCCCTTCAGTTAATGCCTATCACCTCTCCTGAAAATACATGGCTGGAAATTGGTTCTAATGTAAACAGGACTCACCCTTCATTGGAGTTAAGCTCACATAGTAAATATCCTCTTCAGTTAGCCCAACAAACACCTTTGTCAAGCTATCACTTTGTccaacagcagcagcagcagctacaacaacaacaacagagGCGGTATCAACTTCAGCAGCAACAAATGAAGCAGCAGGCGGATATGATGTATCGGCGTAGCAATAGTGGGATTAGTCTAAATTTTGATAGCTCTACATGTACTCCAACCATGTCATCCACTAGGTCGTTTGTCTCCTCATTGAGTATTGACGGAAGCGTTGCTAACTTGGATAGTAATGCCTTCCATTTTATTGGAGCTTCTCGCTCTGCGGATCAGAGCTCATTTCAACACAAGAAAAGGTGCTCCGGAAGAGGAGAGGAGGGAAGTGTGAAATGTGGAAGCAGTGGCAGATGTCATTGTTCGAAGAAGAG GAAGCACAGGGTTAAGAGGTCAATCAAGGTTCCTGCTATAAGTAACAAACTAGCTGATATTCCTCCGGATGAGTATTCTTGGAGAAAATATGGACAGAAACCGATCAAAGGTTCTCCGCACCCTAG GGGATACTATAAGTGTAGCAGTATGAGAGGCTGTCCTGCCAGGAAACACGTTGAGAGATGCTTGGAAGAACCTTCGATGCTTATTGTCACTTACGAAGGAGAACATAACCATCCTAGGTTGCCATCTCAATCAGCAAATGCATGA